The following proteins come from a genomic window of Mycolicibacterium rufum:
- the fgd gene encoding glucose-6-phosphate dehydrogenase (coenzyme-F420) → MAELKLGYKASAEQFAPRELVELAVLAEEHGMDSATVSDHFQPWRHEGGHAPFSLAWMTAVGERTRRLVLGTSVLTPTFRYNPAVIAQAFATMGCLYPDRIFLGVGTGEALNEIATGYEGEWPEFKERYARLRESVRLMRELWLGDRVDFDGEYYKTKGASIYDVPEGGIPIYIAAGGPQVAKYAGRAGDGFICTSGKGEELYKDKLIPAMREGAEAAGKNPDDVDRMIEIKISYDTDPELALENTRFWAPLSLTAEQKHSIDDPIEMEKAADELPIEQVAKRWIVASDPDEAVEKVADYVRYGLNHLVFHAPGHDQKRFLELFQRDLEPRLRRLA, encoded by the coding sequence ATGGCTGAACTGAAACTGGGCTACAAGGCGTCGGCGGAGCAGTTCGCGCCCCGTGAACTCGTCGAACTCGCGGTGCTGGCCGAGGAACACGGCATGGACAGCGCGACGGTCAGCGACCACTTCCAGCCGTGGCGTCACGAGGGCGGGCACGCCCCGTTCTCACTGGCGTGGATGACCGCCGTCGGGGAACGCACCCGCCGCCTGGTGCTCGGCACCTCGGTCCTCACCCCGACGTTCCGCTACAACCCGGCCGTCATCGCCCAGGCCTTCGCGACCATGGGCTGCCTGTATCCCGACCGCATCTTCCTCGGCGTCGGCACCGGCGAGGCGCTCAACGAGATCGCGACCGGTTACGAGGGGGAGTGGCCCGAGTTCAAGGAGCGCTACGCGCGGCTGCGCGAGTCGGTCCGGCTGATGCGCGAACTGTGGCTCGGTGACCGCGTCGATTTCGACGGCGAGTACTACAAGACCAAGGGCGCCTCGATCTACGACGTGCCCGAGGGCGGCATCCCGATCTACATCGCCGCCGGCGGCCCGCAGGTCGCCAAGTACGCCGGCCGCGCCGGCGACGGCTTCATCTGCACCTCCGGCAAGGGCGAGGAGCTGTACAAGGACAAGCTGATCCCGGCCATGCGGGAAGGCGCCGAGGCGGCGGGTAAGAATCCCGACGACGTCGACCGGATGATCGAGATCAAGATCTCCTACGACACCGACCCCGAACTCGCGCTGGAGAACACCCGGTTCTGGGCGCCGCTGTCGCTGACCGCCGAGCAGAAGCACTCGATCGACGATCCGATCGAAATGGAGAAGGCCGCCGACGAACTGCCGATCGAGCAGGTCGCCAAGCGCTGGATCGTCGCCTCCGACCCGGACGAGGCGGTCGAGAAGGTCGCCGATTATGTGCGCTACGGCCTGAACCACCTGGTGTTCCACGCCCCCGGCCACGACCAGAAGCGCTTCCTCGAGCTGTTCCAGCGCGACCTCGAACCGCGGTTGCGGCGCCTGGCCTGA
- a CDS encoding NUDIX hydrolase, with amino-acid sequence MRGDGDGWVVSADGAAYWGRHGAAGLLLRAPRSDGSLAVLLQHRAPWSHQGGTWGLPGGARDSHETPEQAAVREAHEEAGLQAHRLVVRTTVVTAEVSGWSYTTVIADAEHLLETVPNRESAELRWVPEDEVAELPLHPGFAASWARLREVAAAIPPLVNGQS; translated from the coding sequence GTGCGCGGCGACGGTGACGGCTGGGTGGTATCGGCCGACGGGGCGGCCTACTGGGGTAGGCACGGCGCCGCCGGACTGTTGCTGAGGGCGCCGCGTTCGGACGGTTCACTAGCCGTGCTGCTGCAGCACCGGGCGCCGTGGAGTCACCAGGGCGGGACATGGGGGCTCCCGGGCGGCGCCCGCGACAGCCACGAAACCCCCGAGCAGGCGGCGGTGCGCGAGGCCCATGAGGAGGCGGGCCTGCAGGCCCACCGGCTGGTGGTGCGGACCACCGTGGTCACCGCCGAGGTGAGCGGCTGGAGCTACACCACCGTGATCGCCGACGCGGAGCACCTGCTCGAGACGGTGCCCAACCGGGAGAGCGCGGAGCTGCGCTGGGTGCCCGAGGACGAGGTCGCCGAACTGCCGCTGCATCCCGGGTTCGCCGCCAGCTGGGCGCGGCTGCGCGAGGTCGCTGCGGCCATCCCGCCGCTGGTCAACGGGCAGAGCTGA
- a CDS encoding serine/threonine-protein kinase PknG, with translation MTDPHEPDDPGTQPATYWDLADLDESSVSTMRPMATQAVFRPNFDDDDDDSESQYHTGDTEPHDQTTTMTRTLSPTRRLGGGLVEIPRVPARDPLTALMTDPVVAESKRFCWNCGRPVGRSSADGKALSEGWCPHCGSAYSFLPQLCAGDIIADQYEIKGCIAHGGLGWVYLAFDKNVNDRPVVLKGLVHSGDAEAQAIAMAERQFLAQVTHPGIVKIYNFVEHEDKHGNPVGYIVMEYVGGTSLKQATHLKSTERTRLPVAEAIGFMLEILPALGYLHSIGLVYNDLKPENIMVTEDQLKLIDLGAVSRINSFGYLYGTPGFQAPEIVRTGPTIATDIYTVGRTLAALTLRMRTRRGRYADGLPDEDPVLAEYDSFGRLLRRAIDPDPRRRFQSAEEMSSQLMGVLREVVAQDTGLPRPGLSTTFSRSRSTFGVDLLVAHTDVYLDGQVHSEKLTAQEIVKALQVPLVDPTDVGATILSATVLSQPVQTLDSLRAARHGALDSEGIDLSQSIELPLMEVRALLDLGDVAKATRKLDELAERVGWRWRLVWFRAVAALLTADYDSATKYFTEVLDTLPGELAPKLALAATAELAGNADEQKFYKTVWGTDNGVISAGFGLARAQSAGGERDAAVRTLDEVPATSRHFTTARLTSAVTLLSGRSTGEITEAHIRDAARRVEALPDTEPRVLQIRALVLGTAMDWLADHTASTNHILGFPFTEHGLQLGVEASLRNLARVAPTQAHRYALVDLANSVRPMSTF, from the coding sequence ATGACCGATCCCCACGAGCCCGACGATCCCGGCACCCAGCCGGCGACCTACTGGGATCTTGCCGACCTTGACGAGTCCTCGGTGTCGACGATGCGGCCGATGGCCACCCAGGCGGTGTTCCGGCCGAACTTCGACGATGACGACGACGACAGCGAGTCGCAGTACCACACCGGGGACACCGAACCGCACGATCAGACGACGACGATGACGCGCACCCTGTCGCCGACGCGGCGCCTCGGTGGCGGTCTGGTCGAGATCCCGCGGGTGCCTGCACGAGACCCGTTGACGGCGTTGATGACCGACCCGGTGGTCGCCGAGTCGAAGCGGTTCTGCTGGAACTGCGGGCGGCCGGTGGGTCGGTCGTCGGCGGACGGCAAGGCACTGTCGGAGGGCTGGTGCCCGCACTGCGGCAGCGCGTACTCGTTCCTGCCGCAGCTCTGCGCCGGCGACATCATCGCCGACCAGTACGAGATCAAGGGCTGCATCGCGCACGGCGGCCTGGGGTGGGTGTATCTGGCGTTCGACAAGAACGTCAACGACCGGCCGGTGGTGCTCAAGGGTCTGGTGCACTCCGGAGACGCCGAGGCGCAGGCGATCGCGATGGCCGAACGGCAGTTCCTGGCCCAGGTCACCCATCCCGGCATCGTGAAGATCTACAACTTCGTCGAGCACGAGGACAAGCACGGCAACCCCGTCGGGTACATCGTCATGGAGTACGTCGGCGGCACCTCACTCAAGCAGGCCACCCACCTCAAATCCACCGAGCGCACCCGGCTGCCGGTCGCCGAGGCGATCGGCTTCATGCTCGAGATCCTGCCCGCGCTGGGCTATTTGCATTCCATCGGGCTGGTCTACAACGACCTCAAACCCGAGAACATCATGGTGACCGAGGATCAGCTCAAGCTCATCGACCTCGGTGCGGTCTCACGCATCAACTCGTTCGGATACCTCTACGGCACACCGGGTTTCCAGGCGCCCGAGATCGTGCGGACCGGCCCGACGATCGCCACCGACATCTACACGGTGGGCCGCACGCTGGCCGCACTGACGTTGCGGATGCGCACCCGCAGGGGCCGCTACGCCGACGGGTTGCCCGACGAGGATCCGGTGCTCGCCGAGTACGACTCGTTCGGCAGGCTGCTGCGCCGCGCGATCGACCCTGACCCGCGCCGCCGCTTCCAGAGCGCCGAGGAGATGTCCAGCCAGCTGATGGGCGTGCTGCGCGAGGTCGTCGCGCAGGACACCGGGCTGCCCCGGCCCGGCCTGTCGACGACGTTCAGCCGGTCCCGGTCGACGTTCGGGGTGGACCTGCTGGTCGCCCACACCGACGTGTACCTCGACGGCCAGGTGCACTCGGAGAAGCTGACCGCCCAGGAGATCGTCAAGGCGCTGCAGGTGCCGCTGGTCGACCCGACCGACGTCGGCGCCACCATCCTGTCGGCGACGGTGCTCAGTCAGCCTGTGCAGACCCTGGATTCACTGCGCGCGGCGCGGCACGGCGCGCTGGACTCGGAAGGCATCGACCTGTCGCAGTCGATCGAGCTGCCGCTGATGGAGGTGCGCGCGCTGCTCGATCTCGGCGACGTCGCCAAGGCCACCCGCAAGCTCGACGAACTGGCCGAGCGTGTCGGCTGGCGTTGGCGGCTGGTCTGGTTCCGCGCCGTGGCCGCCCTGCTGACCGCCGACTACGATTCGGCGACAAAGTATTTCACCGAGGTGCTGGACACGCTGCCCGGTGAGCTGGCGCCGAAACTCGCGCTGGCGGCGACGGCCGAACTCGCCGGGAACGCCGACGAGCAGAAGTTCTACAAGACGGTGTGGGGCACCGACAACGGCGTCATCTCGGCGGGCTTCGGGCTGGCCCGCGCCCAGTCCGCCGGCGGTGAGCGCGACGCCGCGGTGCGCACCCTCGACGAAGTACCGGCCACCTCACGGCATTTCACCACGGCACGGTTGACGAGCGCGGTGACGCTGCTGTCGGGCCGGTCCACCGGCGAGATCACCGAGGCGCACATCCGCGACGCGGCCCGCCGGGTGGAGGCGCTGCCCGACACCGAACCCCGGGTGCTGCAGATCCGCGCGCTGGTGCTGGGGACCGCGATGGACTGGCTCGCCGACCACACCGCGAGCACCAACCACATCCTCGGCTTCCCGTTCACCGAGCACGGTCTGCAGCTCGGAGTGGAGGCGTCGCTGCGCAACCTCGCGCGGGTGGCCCCCACCCAGGCCCACCGCTACGCGCTGGTCGACCTCGCCAACAGCGTGCGGCCCATGTCGACGTTCTGA
- a CDS encoding glutamate ABC transporter substrate-binding protein, protein MRRLAVVLGAGVVLLAGCGQTAPVVPTPTVTLAPPSPSGMGELPPGPAQPPSLPDDQCDRTASLRPFDTKAEADAAVANIKARGRLIVGLDIGSNLFSFRDPISGEITGFDVDIAGEIARDIFGTPSQVEYRILSSADRIAALRNNEVDVVVKTMTITCERKKLVNFSTVYLTADQRILAPRDSTIRQASDLSGKRVCVAKGTTSLQRIQEITPPPLIVGVVTWADCLVALQQRQVDAVSTDDSILAGLVSQDPYLHIVGPSMNEEPYGIGINLQNTGLVRFVNGTLERIRRDGTWNTLYRKWLTVLGPAPSPPVARYSD, encoded by the coding sequence ATGAGGAGGCTGGCAGTGGTGCTCGGGGCGGGTGTGGTGCTGCTCGCCGGGTGCGGGCAGACCGCGCCGGTGGTGCCCACCCCGACCGTCACGCTGGCGCCGCCGTCGCCGTCGGGCATGGGCGAACTGCCACCCGGCCCGGCCCAGCCGCCGTCGTTGCCCGACGACCAGTGTGACCGCACCGCGAGCCTGCGTCCCTTCGACACGAAGGCCGAGGCCGACGCCGCGGTCGCGAACATCAAGGCCCGCGGCCGGCTGATCGTCGGGCTCGACATCGGCAGCAACCTGTTCAGCTTCCGCGACCCGATCAGCGGCGAGATCACCGGCTTCGACGTCGACATCGCCGGCGAGATCGCCCGGGACATCTTCGGCACCCCGTCGCAGGTGGAGTACCGCATCCTGTCGTCGGCCGACCGCATCGCCGCGCTGCGCAACAACGAGGTGGACGTGGTGGTCAAGACGATGACCATCACCTGCGAGCGGAAGAAGCTGGTGAACTTCTCGACGGTGTACCTGACCGCCGACCAGCGGATCCTGGCCCCGCGCGACTCCACGATCCGGCAGGCGTCGGACCTGTCGGGCAAACGGGTGTGCGTGGCCAAGGGCACCACGTCGCTGCAGCGGATCCAGGAGATCACCCCGCCGCCGCTGATCGTCGGCGTGGTGACCTGGGCGGACTGCCTGGTGGCGCTGCAGCAACGCCAGGTCGACGCGGTCAGCACCGACGACTCGATCCTGGCCGGGCTGGTGTCGCAGGACCCCTACCTGCACATCGTGGGGCCGTCGATGAACGAGGAGCCCTACGGCATCGGGATCAACCTGCAGAACACCGGCCTGGTCCGCTTCGTCAACGGCACGCTGGAGCGCATCCGCCGTGACGGCACGTGGAACACGTTGTACCGCAAGTGGTTGACCGTGCTCGGGCCGGCGCCGTCCCCTCCGGTGGCGAGGTACTCGGACTGA
- a CDS encoding acetate kinase → MTSSVLVLNSGSSSVKYSVVEADSGATVADGIVERIGDATGVPDHGAALEVVFGALASDGHDLAELGLVAVGHRVVHGGPDLYRPTVVDDDLIARLKELSPLAPLHNPPAILGIEVARAALPDLPHIAVFDTAFFHDLPPAAATYAIDSDVAEQWHIRRYGFHGTSHQYVSEQAAAFLGAPLASLGQIVLHLGNGASASAIVGGRPVETSMGLTPMEGLVMGTRSGDVDPGILTYLVREAGMSIEDIETMLNRRSGVRGLGGEIDFRVLHQRIAAGEEAAQLAYDVYIHRLRKYIGAYLAVLGGADVISFTAGVGENDAVVRRDALSGLGTFGIEIDEHLNDSPGRAARRISPEGAPTTVLVVPTNEELAIARACAGVLGGSGGDR, encoded by the coding sequence ATGACCTCGTCGGTACTGGTACTCAACTCCGGCTCGTCTTCGGTGAAATACTCTGTCGTCGAAGCGGATTCGGGTGCCACAGTGGCCGACGGCATCGTCGAGCGGATCGGGGACGCGACGGGTGTGCCCGACCACGGGGCGGCGCTCGAGGTGGTCTTCGGGGCGCTGGCCTCCGACGGCCACGACCTCGCCGAGCTCGGTCTGGTCGCGGTGGGGCACCGGGTGGTGCACGGCGGCCCGGACCTGTACCGGCCGACGGTCGTCGACGACGATCTGATCGCGCGGCTCAAGGAACTCTCGCCCCTGGCGCCGCTGCACAATCCACCCGCGATCCTCGGGATCGAGGTGGCCCGCGCGGCGCTTCCCGACCTGCCGCACATCGCCGTGTTCGACACCGCGTTCTTCCACGACCTCCCCCCGGCCGCGGCGACCTACGCGATCGACAGCGACGTCGCCGAGCAGTGGCACATCCGCCGCTACGGCTTTCACGGCACCTCGCACCAGTACGTCAGCGAGCAGGCCGCGGCGTTCCTCGGCGCGCCCCTGGCGTCGCTGGGCCAGATCGTGCTGCACCTGGGCAACGGCGCGTCGGCATCGGCCATCGTGGGGGGCCGGCCGGTCGAGACGTCGATGGGGCTCACCCCGATGGAGGGCCTGGTGATGGGCACCCGCTCCGGCGACGTCGACCCGGGCATCCTCACCTATCTGGTCCGCGAGGCCGGCATGAGCATCGAGGACATCGAGACGATGCTCAACCGGCGATCGGGCGTGCGGGGCCTGGGCGGCGAGATCGACTTCCGGGTGCTGCACCAGCGCATCGCGGCCGGTGAGGAGGCGGCGCAGCTGGCCTACGACGTCTACATCCACCGGCTGCGCAAGTACATCGGCGCCTACCTGGCGGTGCTGGGCGGGGCCGACGTCATCTCGTTCACCGCCGGCGTCGGCGAGAACGACGCGGTGGTGCGCCGCGACGCGCTGTCAGGACTGGGCACGTTCGGCATCGAGATCGACGAGCATCTCAACGACAGCCCCGGGCGCGCGGCCCGGCGCATCTCCCCCGAAGGCGCGCCGACGACGGTGCTAGTGGTGCCCACCAACGAGGAGCTTGCGATCGCTCGGGCGTGTGCGGGTGTACTTGGCGGCAGCGGCGGCGACCGGTAG
- the glnX gene encoding protein kinase G-activating protein GlnX: MTVELAHPSTEPLASRSPTATAHPRWWFLWTTPGRILTIGLVLAALVIASAFATSTTINDRQQALTTVLNRTEPLAFAAGQLYTTLSVADAAAATAFIAGAEPRAVRQRYEQAITDAAVAVTRASSGLTDEPLVQLLGRINARLAVYTGLVETARTNNRAGNPVGSSYLSEASSLMQQQILPDAQRLYEQTSARVDAETTASTRIPGPVILIVLSTLLFGAFANRWLAKRTRRRVNIGFVAGGMAVLIMLIWVGTALIISTTDSRSAKETAAESLKTVTTLAITAQQARADETLSLIRRGDENIRKQSYYQRIDQMQEQLNRYLTNDNSIDKTGLADADGLLNRWRAADDRITAYIAVGNYQAATQVALGVGEDDATPAFDKLDEALTNGIEQSRAQLRNEIVNARRVLSGATVGAAALSVMAAIAVALGIWPRLSEYR; the protein is encoded by the coding sequence GTGACTGTGGAGTTGGCGCACCCCTCGACGGAGCCTCTTGCGTCGCGGTCGCCGACGGCCACCGCGCATCCCCGGTGGTGGTTCCTGTGGACGACTCCGGGCCGGATCCTGACGATCGGGCTGGTGCTGGCCGCCCTGGTGATCGCCAGCGCGTTCGCCACGTCGACGACGATCAACGACCGTCAGCAGGCGCTGACCACCGTGCTCAACCGCACCGAACCGCTGGCCTTCGCCGCGGGCCAGCTCTACACCACGCTCTCGGTCGCCGACGCGGCTGCGGCCACCGCCTTCATCGCCGGCGCCGAGCCCCGCGCGGTGCGGCAGCGCTACGAGCAGGCGATCACCGACGCTGCGGTGGCCGTCACGCGGGCGTCGAGCGGGCTGACCGACGAGCCGCTGGTGCAGTTGCTCGGCCGGATCAATGCCCGGCTGGCCGTCTACACCGGGCTGGTGGAGACCGCGCGCACCAACAACCGCGCCGGCAATCCGGTGGGCTCGTCGTATCTGTCCGAGGCGTCGTCGTTGATGCAGCAGCAGATCCTGCCCGACGCCCAGCGGCTCTACGAGCAGACCTCGGCGCGCGTCGACGCCGAGACCACCGCCTCGACACGGATCCCGGGGCCGGTGATCCTGATCGTGCTGAGCACGCTGCTGTTCGGCGCGTTCGCCAACCGGTGGCTGGCCAAACGCACCCGGCGACGGGTGAACATCGGTTTCGTCGCCGGCGGGATGGCGGTGCTGATCATGTTGATCTGGGTGGGCACCGCGCTGATCATCTCGACCACCGACAGCCGCAGCGCCAAGGAGACCGCGGCCGAATCGCTCAAGACGGTGACCACGCTGGCGATCACGGCGCAGCAGGCCCGCGCCGACGAGACGCTGTCGCTGATCCGGCGCGGCGACGAGAACATCCGCAAACAGTCGTACTACCAGCGCATCGACCAGATGCAGGAGCAGCTGAACCGCTACCTGACCAACGACAACTCGATCGACAAGACCGGCCTGGCCGACGCCGATGGACTGCTCAACCGGTGGCGGGCGGCCGACGACCGGATCACCGCCTACATCGCGGTGGGCAACTATCAGGCCGCGACGCAGGTCGCCCTCGGTGTCGGCGAGGACGACGCGACCCCGGCGTTCGACAAGCTGGACGAGGCGCTGACCAACGGGATCGAGCAGAGCCGCGCGCAGTTGCGCAACGAGATCGTCAACGCCCGCCGGGTGCTCTCGGGCGCCACCGTCGGTGCGGCCGCCCTGTCGGTGATGGCGGCGATCGCGGTGGCGCTGGGCATCTGGCCGCGGTTGAGCGAGTACCGGTGA
- a CDS encoding STAS domain-containing protein: MSTQRVFRPDPTSFELREEHHRATFSACELPPHTVLVTIHGEIDATNAMALARYIEKRLGAARKLILDLQTVEFFAASGFAALTNIDVVCNRAGVRWSLQAGTHVRRLLRICDPKRELPVAAAAAKYTRTRPSDRKLLVGGHH; encoded by the coding sequence ATGAGCACACAACGGGTGTTCCGCCCGGATCCGACGTCGTTCGAGTTGCGCGAAGAACACCACCGCGCCACCTTCTCCGCCTGCGAGCTGCCGCCGCACACCGTGCTGGTCACCATTCACGGCGAGATCGACGCCACCAACGCGATGGCGCTGGCGCGCTACATCGAGAAGCGGCTCGGCGCCGCACGCAAGCTGATCCTCGACCTGCAGACCGTGGAGTTCTTCGCGGCGTCCGGCTTCGCCGCGCTGACCAACATCGACGTGGTCTGCAACCGGGCCGGGGTGCGGTGGTCGCTGCAGGCGGGCACCCATGTGCGCCGGCTGCTGCGGATCTGCGATCCGAAGCGGGAGCTACCGGTCGCCGCCGCTGCCGCCAAGTACACCCGCACACGCCCGAGCGATCGCAAGCTCCTCGTTGGTGGGCACCACTAG
- the pta gene encoding phosphate acetyltransferase — MPDAPRPAISAIYVASPEGDTGKSTIALGILHRLAATVARVGVFRPITRISEGRDYILELLLSHTTAGLPYEECVGVSYQQLHDDPDAALGDIVDRFHHVADRCDAVLIVGSDYTDVATPSELSMNARIAANLGAPVVLAVKAKDRTPAQVEQVVELCMGEIAAQHAHTAAVVVNRCDPAQMADVAAALSDLPLRSYVLPEEPLLVAPSVAELQAAVEGTVVKGDPALLVREAQDVLVAGMTAEHVLERLTEGVAVITPGDRSDVVLAVLSAHAAEGFPSLSCVILNGGLPLHPAIDALVAGLGLRLPVLQTRFGTFETASRVAATRGRMTMESPRKVDTALALMDTYVDTADLLAQLAIPIPTVVTPQMFTYQLLDRARADRKRIVLPEGDDDRILKAAGRLLKRNVADLTILGEEQQVRARAAELGVDLSDAVILDPQRSELCDRFAEQYAEMRKHKGVTVEQARETIHDVSYFGTMLVHNDMVDGMVSGARHTTAHTVRPAFEIIRTLPDVSTVSSIFFMCLAQEVLAYGDCAIVPDPTAEELADIAISSARTAAQFGIEPRVAMLSYSTGTSGSGADVDKVRKATDLVRSREPELLVEGPIQYDAAVEPSVAATKMPDSQVAGHATVLIFPDLNTGNNTYKAVQRSAGAIAIGPVLQGLNKPVNDLSRGALVEDIVNTVAITAIQAQGLVR, encoded by the coding sequence GTGCCCGACGCGCCCCGGCCCGCGATCTCCGCGATCTATGTCGCCTCACCCGAGGGCGACACCGGAAAATCGACCATCGCGCTGGGCATCCTGCACCGGCTCGCCGCGACCGTCGCCCGCGTCGGGGTGTTCCGGCCGATCACCCGCATCAGCGAGGGCCGCGACTACATCCTCGAGCTGCTGCTCAGCCACACCACCGCCGGCCTGCCCTACGAGGAGTGCGTCGGCGTCAGCTATCAGCAGCTCCACGACGATCCCGACGCCGCGCTCGGCGACATCGTCGACCGGTTCCACCACGTGGCGGACCGGTGTGACGCGGTCCTGATCGTCGGCAGCGACTACACCGACGTCGCCACCCCCAGCGAGCTGTCGATGAACGCGCGCATCGCCGCCAACCTCGGCGCACCCGTCGTCCTCGCGGTCAAGGCCAAGGACCGCACACCCGCGCAGGTGGAGCAGGTCGTCGAACTCTGCATGGGGGAGATCGCCGCGCAGCACGCCCATACCGCGGCCGTGGTGGTGAACCGGTGCGATCCGGCGCAGATGGCCGACGTCGCCGCGGCACTGTCGGATCTCCCGTTGCGCAGTTACGTGCTCCCGGAGGAGCCGCTGCTCGTGGCGCCGTCGGTCGCCGAGCTGCAGGCCGCCGTCGAGGGCACGGTGGTCAAGGGCGACCCGGCACTGCTGGTGCGCGAAGCGCAGGATGTGCTGGTCGCGGGCATGACCGCCGAGCACGTGCTGGAACGACTGACCGAGGGCGTGGCGGTCATCACCCCCGGCGATCGCTCCGATGTCGTTCTCGCCGTGCTCAGTGCCCATGCCGCCGAGGGGTTTCCGTCGCTGTCGTGCGTCATCCTCAACGGCGGGCTGCCGCTGCACCCCGCCATCGATGCGCTCGTCGCCGGTCTCGGGCTGCGCCTGCCGGTCCTGCAGACCCGGTTCGGCACGTTCGAGACCGCCAGCCGGGTGGCGGCGACGCGCGGCCGGATGACGATGGAGTCCCCGCGCAAGGTCGACACCGCCCTCGCCCTGATGGACACCTATGTCGACACGGCGGATCTGTTGGCGCAGTTGGCCATTCCGATTCCGACGGTGGTGACCCCGCAGATGTTCACCTACCAGCTGCTGGACCGGGCGCGCGCCGACCGCAAGCGCATCGTGCTGCCGGAGGGGGACGACGACCGCATCCTCAAGGCGGCGGGCCGGCTGCTCAAGCGCAACGTCGCCGACCTGACGATCCTCGGCGAGGAACAGCAGGTGCGGGCCCGCGCCGCCGAACTCGGGGTGGATCTTTCGGACGCGGTGATCCTCGACCCGCAGCGCAGCGAGCTGTGCGACCGGTTCGCCGAACAGTACGCCGAGATGCGCAAGCACAAGGGCGTCACGGTCGAACAGGCGCGCGAAACCATCCACGACGTCTCGTATTTCGGGACGATGCTGGTGCACAACGACATGGTCGACGGCATGGTGTCGGGCGCCCGGCACACCACCGCGCACACGGTGCGGCCGGCGTTCGAGATCATCAGGACGCTGCCGGACGTCAGCACGGTGTCGAGCATCTTCTTCATGTGCCTGGCCCAGGAGGTGCTGGCCTACGGCGACTGCGCGATCGTCCCGGACCCGACCGCCGAGGAACTCGCCGACATCGCGATCTCCTCGGCGCGCACGGCCGCGCAGTTCGGCATCGAGCCGCGCGTGGCGATGCTGTCCTACTCCACCGGCACGTCGGGCAGTGGCGCCGACGTCGACAAGGTAAGAAAGGCAACGGATCTGGTGCGTTCCCGCGAGCCCGAGCTGTTGGTGGAAGGGCCGATCCAGTACGACGCCGCGGTCGAGCCGTCGGTGGCGGCGACGAAGATGCCCGATTCGCAGGTGGCCGGGCACGCGACGGTGCTCATCTTCCCGGACCTGAACACCGGCAACAACACCTACAAGGCGGTGCAGCGCAGCGCGGGTGCCATCGCGATCGGTCCGGTGCTTCAGGGGCTCAACAAGCCCGTCAACGATCTCTCCCGGGGGGCTCTGGTGGAGGACATCGTCAACACCGTGGCGATCACCGCCATCCAGGCGCAGGGCCTGGTCCGATGA
- a CDS encoding endonuclease/exonuclease/phosphatase family protein: protein MIRVLATVLGLFGLAAALVGLGVRHVPLTAQPVTIAAAAAPYLVLAAPVATLLLLVGRRWLLVVVAVAVTAAGVLVYLPRYQAPGAAAVRSVEVRVLTTNLGMGQADSQAFVALARDAADIVAVQEMTQQAATGLSRAGMDATFPYRVIAPAELASGIGIWSRHPIVDSGRIDGYALPMIGTRIRIPGVVVDTTVLSVHLAAPWPQPMDHWRADIAKLPDTLDEVGRAAGAGAVIVAGDFNATADMAPFRALLDGGYTDTVAGAGLARTYPARGMWLPLIGIDHILTKNADAATARTVSVPGADHRGLLATLRLPVDMTAS, encoded by the coding sequence ATGATCCGTGTTCTCGCGACGGTGCTCGGCCTGTTCGGGCTCGCCGCCGCGTTGGTGGGCCTCGGCGTCCGCCACGTCCCCCTGACGGCGCAGCCGGTCACGATCGCCGCCGCGGCCGCGCCCTATCTGGTGCTGGCCGCCCCGGTCGCCACGCTGCTGCTGCTGGTCGGCCGACGCTGGCTGCTGGTCGTGGTCGCGGTGGCGGTCACCGCCGCGGGGGTGCTGGTGTACCTGCCGCGCTACCAGGCGCCCGGCGCCGCGGCGGTCCGTTCGGTCGAAGTGCGCGTACTGACGACCAATCTCGGTATGGGGCAGGCGGATTCGCAGGCCTTCGTGGCGCTGGCGCGGGACGCGGCGGACATCGTCGCGGTGCAGGAGATGACACAGCAGGCCGCCACCGGACTGTCCAGGGCGGGCATGGACGCGACGTTCCCCTACCGGGTCATCGCGCCGGCGGAGCTCGCGTCCGGCATCGGGATCTGGAGCAGGCATCCCATCGTCGACTCCGGCCGGATCGACGGCTACGCGCTCCCGATGATCGGCACCCGGATCCGCATTCCCGGGGTGGTCGTCGACACCACCGTGCTCTCGGTGCATCTGGCCGCACCGTGGCCGCAGCCGATGGACCACTGGCGTGCCGACATCGCGAAGCTGCCCGACACGCTGGACGAGGTGGGTCGCGCCGCCGGCGCGGGTGCGGTGATCGTCGCCGGCGACTTCAACGCGACCGCCGACATGGCGCCGTTCCGGGCGCTGCTCGACGGCGGATACACCGACACCGTCGCCGGGGCGGGTCTGGCGCGCACCTACCCGGCGCGCGGAATGTGGTTGCCGCTCATCGGGATCGACCACATTCTGACCAAGAACGCCGACGCCGCGACTGCGCGCACCGTGTCGGTGCCCGGCGCCGACCACCGCGGACTGCTGGCCACCCTGCGGCTCCCGGTCGACATGACGGCGAGCTAG